One genomic region from Xenopus laevis strain J_2021 chromosome 2L, Xenopus_laevis_v10.1, whole genome shotgun sequence encodes:
- the smug1.L gene encoding single-strand selective monofunctional uracil DNA glycosylase — MAAEACVPAEFSKDEKNGSILSAFCSDIPDITSSTESPADSFLKVELELNLKLSNLVFQDPVQYVYNPLVYAWAPHENYVQTYCKSKKEVLFLGMNPGPFGMAQTGVPFGEVNHVRDWLQIEGPVSKPEVEHPKRRIRGFECPQSEVSGARFWSLFKSLCGQPETFFKHCFVHNHCPLIFMNHSGKNLTPTDLPKAQRDTLLEICDEALCQAVRVLGVKLVIGVGRFSEQRARKALMAEGIDVTVKGIMHPSPRNPQANKGWEGIVRGQLLELGVLSLLTG; from the exons ATGGCTGCGGAAGCTTGCGTGCCGGCAG AGTTTAGCAAAGATGAAAAAAATGGATCAATTCTTTCTGCATTTTGTTCTGATATACCCGACATCACTTCTTCTACTGAGAGTCCAGCCGACAGTTTCCTGAAAGTGGAACTGGAACTGAACTTGAAACTGTCAAATCTGGTTTTCCAGGACCCCGTACAATATGTGTACAATCCTTTGGTATATGCGTGGGCACCTCATGAGAATTATGTGCAGACATACTGCAAGTCCAAAAAGGAGGTCTTGTTTTTGGGTATGAACCCAGGGCCATTTGGCATGGCACAAACAGGG gTTCCCTTTGGGGAGGTTAATCATGTACGTGACTGGTTGCAGATTGAAGGGCCTGTATCAAAGCCAGAAGTAGAGCATCCAAAAAGGCGAATACGTGGGTTTGAATGTCCTCAGAGTGAAGTGAGTGGTGCTCGATTCTGGAGTTTGTTCAAGTCACTGTGTGGTCAACCTGAGACTTTTTTCAAGCACTGCTTTGTACACAACCACTGTCCTCTTATCTTCATGAACCATTCAGGCAAGAATCTGACCCCAACAGACCTTCCTAAGGCACAGCGGGACACCTTGCTGGAGATATGTGATGAAGCCCTTTGCCAAGCTGTTAGGGTACTTGGAGTAAAATTGGTTATTGGAGTTGGAAGGTTCTCTGAGCAACGTGCAAGAAAAGCCCTAATGGCAGAAGGAATTGATGTTACTGTAAAAGGAATAATGCATCCTTCTCCCAGGAACCCACAGGCTAACAAAGGCTGGGAAGGCATAGTTAGGGGCCAGTTGCTGGAACTCGGAGTTTTATCTTTACTAACTGGCTGA